Sequence from the Christiangramia fulva genome:
AGCCAGTTTACGTAAAAGCTTGTGTAAACTCCAATTTTCGGCTAAATTAAAGAAATAATAAATTGATTAATTAGAATGCCGAAAATTACCAAACCCACTTTTTATCCACCGGTTGAAGAGAAATGGAATGTGATTTCCCATGGCATCGGATTTGCCCTGAGCATCCTTGCCCTGATCCTTCTTATATTCAGAGCCAGTGAGCTGGGCGGAATAAAATACCTCGTTGGTTTCAGCATATTTGGGGCAAGTATGGTTTTGCTGTATGCTGCTTCCACTTTTTATCACAGTGCGAAAAGTAACAGGCTTCGATACAGGCTGAATATACTGGATCATGCTTCTATTTATATTTTAATAGCAGGAACCTATACTCCTTTTGCCCTTATTACGCTTAGCGGAAGAACCGGATGGACATTTTTAATAATCGTATGGCTTATGGCTTTGACGGGCATAATTTTGAAGATGTTTTATACGGGACGTTATCAGTTATTATCTACTGTTATGTATGTGGTAATGGGCTGGCTAATTGTTTTCGCCATTAAACCACTCATTGATAACCTGCCCGGCGCCGGGCTCTGGTGGTTGTTTGGAGGCGGGATAAGTTATACCCTTGGTGCAATTATTTTTCTGAAGGAAAAGATTCCCTTCAATCATGCTATCTTTCATATTTTCGTCTTATTGGGAACTTTTTGTCATTTTATTTCAATTTATTTTTATACGATCCCAGTTACCTGAAAAGCATGTTGAATCCCTTATCGCTGAAACCATTTCAGAAAACCTTTCCAAAAAATTAAAGAAGGCATGGATTATTTCCTTATTACCTCTGTTCTTGTGAGCCTTGCTGCCATTTTTGGCTTTATTAATGTGAAATTTCTCAAACTGCCCAATAGTATCGGACTCATGCTGATAACAATAATTTTCAGTTTGGGGGTCCAGGGGTTAAGTTTTTATGATTCCACATTATTGAACGCCGAAAAAGGAATTATTAATAGCATTGATTTTCATACGGTGCTTTTGGATGTCATGTTGAGCTTTATGCTTTTTGCGGGGGCGCTACATACCAATTTTGAACAGCTCAAGTTGCAACGGTGGCCAATCCTGGTCTTCGCAACCCTTGGAGTATTGGTTTCAACATTTCTGGTAGGAACAGCAATGTACTATTTGTTGCAAATGATTTCTTTTAAAGTAGAATATATTAACTGCCTTTTATTTGGCTCTCTTATTGCACCAACCGATCCTATTGCTGTTCTCGGAATTCTTAAAAAAGCCGGGGCTCCAAAACGACTGGAAGCAAAGATCGTGGGAGAATCACTTTTCAATGATGGAGTGGGAGTAGTGGTATTTTTAACCATTTTTAAAATAGCTTCTTCTGCAAAAGATACCGTAAAAATAGAGCACGTTCTTAAACTTTTTGGTACTGAAGTTTTAGGCGGAATAGCTATAGGCTTGCTTTTGGGATATATTACCTACCGCCTAATGAAGTCTATTGACGATTATACCAGCGAAGTGATTATAACTTTGGCGACTGTCATGGGTGGCACGGCGATCGCGCATCATTTTCATTTTTCAGCGCCTTTAGCCATGGTTTCTGCAGGATTATTTGTGGGAAATGACACCGTAAGGTCTTCCACCATGAGTGAAACCACTGAAGCTTACGTTGATAAATTCTGGGAATTGATGGATATTTTACTTAATACTATTCTGTTTGTGTTAATTGGTATGGAGATGCTGGTGCTAACTTTCAAAGAGCATTATCTTCTTGCTGGATTCATTGCCATCCCCGTTGTTTTATTATGCCGCTATATATCACTACTGGCCCCTATACAATTTTTTAAAAGGAAACTGGATTTCGTCCCACACACAAATTTAGTGATGACCTGGGGAGGCCTTCGGGGAGGGATTTCCATTGCCCTGGCACTTAGTCTTACCAGCGATATGCATAGAGAATTGTTTCTTGTGATCACCTATATTATAGTGATCTTTTCTATACTCGCGCAGGGTCTTAGTATTGGAAAACTCATAAAAAAGATCGGAATAAACGAAGAGGAGCGAAAAGAAGAACGAAAGGAAGAGCAAAAAGAAGAAATGGAAAATGCCTAAAATCCGAATTCTTTTAGGATCTTCCATTTTTTACCGTCGTGCTTAAATAAAACAAGTTGGTTGACTTCAAATTCAGCATAAAAATCTTTCTCTTTAAAATCTGCCCAAACCTGGGGAAAGACCTTATGATGAAGATCCTTTGTGGCAATGGTAATATGAGGATGGATCTTCGTGGAAATCTCATTCCCCTGAAGATCAAAATTCGAAAGCAGTTTTTTCTGAAGTTCGCTATGAAGGTTTTTAAAGCCTGTGGTATTGGTGGCGGGAATAAAGATGACACGCCTAGAAAAATGATCGAAATCTTTTAAAGCGGTTTGAAATGCTTGAAGCGATTCAACAAGATTTTGCAAGATCACGATTAAAAGATCCTCCTTTTTTTCTTCAATTCTAAACGGGATTTGGAGGGTGATATGTGCCGGAAGTTTTAATGCGTGTTTTACATCAAATTTCTGCTTTATTTCCTCTTTGAATTTTCTAATTTTTTTACCGATCTCCTTCGGCGGAACCACTGCAATAAAATAAAGCTTTTTGACCTCCATTTTTTTAAGCGATCATTTTACAAACCAAAAATTTTGGAAACAAAATGAAAATTCTTTTTTTTAATAAAAGCTTATTTCCAACCATTTTCAGCATAATTCTTTATTCGGTTTTTAAAGGTTTTTGGCTCTTCAGCATAAATCAGTTTTCCAATC
This genomic interval carries:
- the trhA gene encoding PAQR family membrane homeostasis protein TrhA, producing MPKITKPTFYPPVEEKWNVISHGIGFALSILALILLIFRASELGGIKYLVGFSIFGASMVLLYAASTFYHSAKSNRLRYRLNILDHASIYILIAGTYTPFALITLSGRTGWTFLIIVWLMALTGIILKMFYTGRYQLLSTVMYVVMGWLIVFAIKPLIDNLPGAGLWWLFGGGISYTLGAIIFLKEKIPFNHAIFHIFVLLGTFCHFISIYFYTIPVT
- a CDS encoding cation:proton antiporter, producing MDYFLITSVLVSLAAIFGFINVKFLKLPNSIGLMLITIIFSLGVQGLSFYDSTLLNAEKGIINSIDFHTVLLDVMLSFMLFAGALHTNFEQLKLQRWPILVFATLGVLVSTFLVGTAMYYLLQMISFKVEYINCLLFGSLIAPTDPIAVLGILKKAGAPKRLEAKIVGESLFNDGVGVVVFLTIFKIASSAKDTVKIEHVLKLFGTEVLGGIAIGLLLGYITYRLMKSIDDYTSEVIITLATVMGGTAIAHHFHFSAPLAMVSAGLFVGNDTVRSSTMSETTEAYVDKFWELMDILLNTILFVLIGMEMLVLTFKEHYLLAGFIAIPVVLLCRYISLLAPIQFFKRKLDFVPHTNLVMTWGGLRGGISIALALSLTSDMHRELFLVITYIIVIFSILAQGLSIGKLIKKIGINEEERKEERKEEQKEEMENA
- a CDS encoding 2'-5' RNA ligase family protein — translated: MEVKKLYFIAVVPPKEIGKKIRKFKEEIKQKFDVKHALKLPAHITLQIPFRIEEKKEDLLIVILQNLVESLQAFQTALKDFDHFSRRVIFIPATNTTGFKNLHSELQKKLLSNFDLQGNEISTKIHPHITIATKDLHHKVFPQVWADFKEKDFYAEFEVNQLVLFKHDGKKWKILKEFGF